A window of the Fusarium fujikuroi IMI 58289 draft genome, chromosome FFUJ_chr09 genome harbors these coding sequences:
- a CDS encoding related to galactokinase: MTGTVPVANALSDIYPAAALAEQGPRWNNLLSKFESTYGHAASFVARSPGRVNIIGEHIDYSLYSVLPMAITADTLLAVSATPAAQDVKSFRIRIANVEDDKFEAADFEVPFEGDVSIDATKLEWTNYFKSGLRGVLDLLRKKYGKDFKPCSMNLLMDGTVPVGGGLSSSAAVVSTSSLAIMLANGEKTVDKTELTELAIVNERAVGVNSGGMDQAASVFSEKGAATFVSFSPSLKAKPVHFPPTNPEITFVIVQSFVTSNKQVTGPIHYNLRVVECSIAASYLNAVLNPPGTQLPEDAGPLGVSLGGFHETFFYHQNGSDYSAAKTLTKEEELEKLIEITEKTLTQEEGYTREEVAKVLNITVEDLEKRFMSKLPVRAERFKLRQRALHVFREAHRVLRFMKLLENPVHTGATDTTKFNKELGSLLNETQVSCRDLYECSCPELDEICAISLREGSYGARVTGAGWGGCSVHMVPADKVEAVTQALEREYFSKKNLTEEQKKGAVMVSRPATGSAIYYVKDGVKP, encoded by the exons ATGACCGGTACCGTGCCCGTTGCCAACGCCTTGAGCGACATCTATCCTGCTGCAGCGCTCGCTGAGCAGGGTCCACGATGGAATAACCTTCTCAGCAAGTTTGAGTCTACCTACGGACATGCTGCTTCTTTCGTCGCTCGCTCCCCTGGAAGAGTTAACATTATTGGGGAGCACATCGACTACTCTCTCTATTCGGTGCTGCCCATGGCCATTACTGCCGACACCCTTCTCGCCGTTTCCGCTACACCCGCCGCCCAAGACGTCAAGTCCTTTCGCATCCGCATCGCCAACGTTGAGGATGACAAGTTTGAGGCCGCTGACTTTGAGGTCCCCTTTGAGGGGGATGTTTCGATCGACGCGACCAAGCTGGAGTGGACCAACTACTTCAAGAGTGGTCTAAGGGGTGTGCTGGACctgttgaggaagaagtatGGAAAGGATTTCAAACCATGCAGCATGAATTTGCTTATGGATGGCACTGTACCTGTTGGTGGAGGACTTAGCTCGAGTGCTGCTGTGGTCAGCACGAGTTCACTAGCTATCATGTTGGCCAATGGTGAGAAGACGGTGGACAAGACTGAGCTGACTGAGCTTGCCATCGTGAACGAGCGTGCGGTAGGAGTTAACTCGGGAGG TATGGATCAAGCTGCCTCTGTCTTCTCTGAGAAGGGTGCCGCGACCTTCGTTTCATTCAGCCCAAGCCTCAAGGCTAAGCCAGTTCACTTCCCTCCCACAAATCCCGAAATCACATTCGTTATCGTGCAGTCCTTTGTCACATCAAACAAGCAGGTCACAGGCCCCATCCACTACAACCTTCGTGTAGTTGAGTGTAGCATCGCTGCATCCTACCTCAACGCGGTTCTGAATCCACCCGGCACACAACTTCCCGAGGATGCGGGACCCCTGGGCGTCAGTCTCGGAGGTTTCCATGAAACTTTCTTCTACCACCAGAACGGCTCAGATTACTCCGCTGCCAAGACCctgaccaaggaggaggagctaGAGAAATTGATCGAGATCACCGAGAAGACCCTGACACAGGAGGAGGGATACACACGGGAGGAGGTAGCCAAGGTTCTGAACATCACGGTCGAGGATCTCGAGAAGCGTTTCATGTCCAAGCTCCCAGTACGTGCCGAGCGCTTCAAGCTCCGCCAGCGAGCTCTGCATGTGTTCAGGGAGGCACACCGAGTTCTTCGTTTCATGAAGCTGCTCGAGAACCCTGTCCACACAGGCGCTACCGACACAACCAAGTTCAACAAAGAACTTGGTTCGCTGCTGAACGAAACCCAAGTATCATGCCGGGATTTGTACGAGTGCAGCTGTCCCGAGCTTGACGAGATCTGTGCTATTTCCCTTCGGGAAGGATCTTACGGAGCCCGTGTGACCGGTGCCGGTTGGGGAGGTTGCAGTGTGCACATGGTGCCGGCGGATAAGGTCGAGGCTGTGACACAGGCCCTGGAGCGGGAGTATTTCTCCAAGAAGAACTTGACGGAGGAACAGAAGAAGGGGGCCGTTATGGTGAGCCGGCCGGCAACCGGAAGTGCCATCTACTATGTCAAGGACGGCGTGAAGCCTTAA